GAACGACAGCGCGCGCGCCAGCGAGATCACGTGGCCGCCATAGATCAGGCGCCCGCCTTCGCGGTTGGTCACATCGAAATGCACCTTCGCCGTGTTCTGCCACAGCCGCGTGGCGAGCATATGCTCGGCCTCTTCAATCGTCACGCCATCGACATGGTCAATCTTCTCGCCCACCTCGTAGTCGCCCAGCCGGTGCGGCTCGCCACTTTGGGCAAAGTTGTAGCCCGAGAAATCCAGCCCCTCCGGCACCACCAGATCGGACGCAGCGACGGCATCGGCCAGCTCTGGCACCACCGTGTCCGGCGCGGCGGCATCCAGCTTCCCTTTGCGCACCATCACCCAGCGCACGTAAGACAGCACGTCCTCGCCCAGCTGATTAGTGCCCGTCGTGCGCACATAGACCACTCCGGTCTTACCGTTGGAGTTCTGCTTGACCCCGATCACCTCTGACCGCGCGGTCAGCGTGTCGCCCAGATGCACGGGCTTCAGGAACCGCCCCTCCGCATAGCCCAGATTGGCCACCGCATTGAGCGAGATATCGGGCACCGTCTTGCCGAACACCGTGTGAAACGCGATCAGATCGTCCAGCGGGGCCTCGTGCAGGCCACAATCGCGCGCAAACTCATCGGACGAGTAAAACGCCCCGCGCGCCGGATAGAGCGCGTGGTACAGCGCTCGTTCGCCGCCCGACAGGGTGCGCGGCACCGCGTGCTCGATCACCTCGCCCACGGTATAGTCTTCAAAGAAGCGGCCCGGATTGGTCTTGCTCATTATTGCTGCCCCAGCTTCATGTCGGGGTGGTAGTCCCCGTCGATCTCCTTGGTCACTGCCTGCGCGCAGCGCATGATCCCGTTGGCGTGATCAAAGGCGTAGGTCGGGTCGCCATAAAGCTCCCACCTCTTGGACAGGGCCTCGGACACCTTGTGGCAAAAGGCCGAGGTGTCTTCCTCGGTCAGCAGGCGGTAGATCTTCATGGCTCAGACGCCTCCGAACGGGTTCACGCCCAGCCAGATATGGACGCCCGAGACGACGCTGTAGAGCACCAGTGTGATGACGACCAGCGTGATCTCTTTCTTGATCGGCGCTTGGGCGGGGACATGCCACGGCCCCTCGCGCCCGTTGATCATTTGGATCGAGATTTGCGCCCAGACCAGCAGACCACCGAACAGGATGATC
The nucleotide sequence above comes from Litoreibacter ponti. Encoded proteins:
- a CDS encoding MaoC family dehydratase is translated as MSKTNPGRFFEDYTVGEVIEHAVPRTLSGGERALYHALYPARGAFYSSDEFARDCGLHEAPLDDLIAFHTVFGKTVPDISLNAVANLGYAEGRFLKPVHLGDTLTARSEVIGVKQNSNGKTGVVYVRTTGTNQLGEDVLSYVRWVMVRKGKLDAAAPDTVVPELADAVAASDLVVPEGLDFSGYNFAQSGEPHRLGDYEVGEKIDHVDGVTIEEAEHMLATRLWQNTAKVHFDVTNREGGRLIYGGHVISLARALSFNGLANAQIIVGLNAGAHVNPCMAGDTVRAWSEVLDTAETGVDGVGAIRLRLVAHRPEAEPFALRGEDGKYLPGVLLDLDYWALMPL
- a CDS encoding DUF1737 domain-containing protein, which encodes MKIYRLLTEEDTSAFCHKVSEALSKRWELYGDPTYAFDHANGIMRCAQAVTKEIDGDYHPDMKLGQQ